The window GGTGACCGGAACGGCAGGGTGGTAGAAACAGTGACCGAGATGACTGCGACGACGGACCGGCCGCCGAGCGGCCCGCCGGGTACGTCCGCGGTGTCGCTGCGGGGCGCTCGACTGGCCTACGGCGACCACGTGCTGTGGGACGGCCTGGACCTGGACGTCTCCCCCGGCGAGTTCGTCGCCGTCCTCGGCCCCAACGGCGCGGGGAAGACGTCGCTGTTGCGGGTGCTGCTCGGGCAGACCGCCCTGGCCGGTGGCTCCGTCGAGGTCGGCGGACGCCAGGTCCGTCGCGGCTCGCCGCGGATCGGCTACGTCCCGCAGCAGAAGAGTTTCGATCCGGGGCTGCCGCTGCGTGCCCGCGACCTCGTCGGTTTCGGGATCGACGGGCACCGGTGGGGCGTCGCCTGGCCGACCCGGAGCCGGAAGGCCCGGGTGGACCGGGCGCTGGCAGAGGTCGGTGCGCTGTCCTACGCCGACGCCCCCGTCGGGCTGCTCTCCGGTGGTGAGCAGCAACGGCTGCGCATCGCCCAGGCCCTCATCACCGATCCGGACGTGCTGCTCTGCGACGAACCGCTGCTGTCGCTGGACCTGTCGCACCAGCGGTCGGTCAGCGAGCTGATCGACGAACGCCGGCGGGCCACCCGCACGGCCGTGCTGTTCGTGACCCACGAGATCAACCCGATCATGGACAAGGTCGACCGGGTGCTGTACCTGGCCAACGGCCGCTTCCGCATCGGCACCCCCGCCGAGGTCATGTGCACCGAGGTGCTCAGTGACCTCTACCAGGCGCACGTCGAGGTGGTCACCGTCGCCGGCCGGTTGATGGTGCTCGGCGTCGAACAGGAACCGCACCACCACGACCACGGGGACGCCGCGTGACCGGCGACGCCGTGGGCCTCGGCCGGTTCCTCTCCTTCACCGACTTCTGGGATCTGCTCCCGCTCGTGACCCTGTCCCTGGCGGCGGCGGTGCTGATGGGCATCATGGCCGGCGTCGTCGGGCCGATGGTGCAGGCCCGGGACCTGGCCTTCGCCGTCCACGGCATCGCCGAACTGTCGTTCACCGGCGCGGCCGCGGCGCTGCTGCTGGGGGTCTCGGTGGTCGGCGGGTCGCTGGTCGGCTCGCTCATCGCCGCGATGACCTTCGGCCTGCTCGGGGTGCGCGCCCGTGAGCGGAACTCCGCGATCGGCGTCGTGATGGCGTTCGGGTTGGGTCTCGGCGTGCTGTTCGCCTCGCTGTACAGCGGGCGGACGGCGAACAAGTTCGGAGCCCTCGTCGGGCAGCCGAGCGCGGTCACCGGCGAGGCCCTCGGGGTGCTCGCCGTCGTCGCGGTGCTGGTCATCGGGGCCATGACGCTGCTGTGGCGGCCGCTGTTCTTCGGGTCCGTCGACCCGGACGTGGCGGTCGCCCGCGGCGTACGGATGGGATTGCTCGGACCGGCGTTCATGGTGGTGCTCGGGTTGACCGTGGCGATGGCGGTGCAGATCATCGGGGCGCTGCTGGTGCTGTCGCTGCTCATCACGCCGACCGCGGCGGCGTCCCGGGTCACGGCGTCCCCGCTCCGGGTGACGCTGCTGTCCGTCCTCTTCGCGACCACCTCCGCCGTCGGCGGCGTGCTGCTGGCGCTGTCGCCGGGACTGCCGATCAGCCCGTACGTCACGACCCTGTCGTTCCTCATCTACCTGGTGTGCCGGCTGATCGGCCGTCGCCGGACCCGGCGCGGCTGGGGTGCCCGGGCGCGCGTGGCCGTCCCGGCCTGAGAGACTGCTGTCCCTTCTCCTCGGTACCGGACGGCGGTCGACGATGGACATCCGCGTGGCCCGGCCGGACGACGCCGCGGCGATCCTGGAGATCCACAACGCCGCGGTGACCCGGTCGACGGCCATCTTCACCGACCGGCTGGAGACCCTGGCCGAACGGCAGGCCTACCTGGCCGACCACGCGGCCGCCGGGCACACGGTGCTGGTGGCCGAGGTGGACGACCGGGTCGTCGGGTACGCGAGCTTCGGGACCTGGCGGAAGAAGAACGGCTACCGGCTGACCGTGGACGACTCGGTCTACGTGCGCGACGGCCACCAGGGCGCCGGCATCGGGTCGGCCCTGCTGACCGCTCTCGTCGCGCGGGCGCGGGCGGCCGGCTTCCACGTGATGGTCGCCGACATCGAGGCCGGCAACGCCGGCTCGATCCGACTGCACGAGCGGCTGGGGTTCGAGGTCTGCGGCAGCGTGCGGCAGGTCGGCACCAAATACGGACGCTGGCTGGACATCACCATCATGCAGCTGCTGCTCGACCCCGGCCAGGACGCGCCCGCGGGCTGACGGCCGTGCCCGGCGGCGTCGCTCAGCCGACGGTGTAGTCCAGCCGGAACCGCTCGGTGTCGCCGTCGATCACGAGCGCCCCGCCACCGGTCATTCCGGCCAGCTCTCCGGTACCGCTGCCCGGCACGATGAGGAAGAACTCATTGCTCCGGGTCACCCCGTCCGTGGTCGCCGAGTGCGCCAGGTTGAGGGTGCCGCGACGCCCGTCGACGCTGCCCTCGAACGACTCCAGAGCCACGTAGGTGCCGGTGCCCGTCTCCTCGGAGAAGGCGTAACTGAACTGCGTCTCCGACCGCCCCTCGACCGCTCCGGTGAAGGTCTTCACCATGTGGGCGTGGCCGACCCCGAGGGCCGTGACGATCCCGGGGACGTGGTCGGTCGGGACGAACTGCGAGACGGTGAACGTGCCCTCGGCACTGGCGGTTGTCATGTCGTCGAACCCTAGGTCCGGGCACCGACAGTGCCCGGCGGGACCTGCGGTCGGACGCCCGCCGGTCAGCCGCTCCAGGCCGGCGGCGCGAGACCGGGCACGGGTCCGAAGCCACCGTGACCCTGAGCTGTCCGGTCGCCTCCGGGCCGACCGGACAGCAGCGCCCGGGTGACCTCCTGGGTGGCGTCCAGCATGTCGTCCAGCGCCGCGTCGAGGTCGGCGCCGTGCACCACGGCCGCCCCGGGTTCCCCGTCGGTGCGGGTGAGCGACTCCAGCACGGCCCGGCGCAGCAGCTCCTTCACGAACGACGCCGTCATCCCCCCGGTCCGCTCGACCACCCGGTCGACGTCGGCGTCGGACACACGCATCGGCACCCGTGCCCCGTACACCGCGAACAACCGGCGACGGGCGTCGGCGTCGGGCAGGCCGATCTCCACGGCGACGTCGACCCGGCCGGGCCGGGCGGCGAGGGCCGGCTCGAGCAGGTCCGCGCGGTTGGTGGTCAGCAGGAAGACGAGGTCCGCGTCGGCGGCGGCCCCGTCCATCACGTCGAGCAGCTCGAACAGCACCGGGCTGGGGCCGGGTCCGTATCCGCGGTCCTCGGCGACGAGGTCGACGTCCTCCAGCACCACCGCCGCCGGCTGCAGCGTCCGGGCCAACGGGGCCACCGACCCGATGAGGTGCAGGGACCGACCGGACAGCAGCAGCACCGTGTAGCCCGTCAGCCGACCGACGACATAGCGCACCGTGTGTGTCTTGCCGGTACCCGGCGGCCCGTACAGCAGCAGCCCCCGCTTCAGGTGCTGGCCGGCGGCCCGCATCCGGTCGCGCAGGCCCGCCATGTCGACGGTGTGCCGTTCCACGCGGCGCAGCACCGCTTCGGGGAGCACCACGTCCTCCCGTCGGGTCTCCGGTAGCGACACGAAGGCGATCGACAGCCCGCCCTGGTTGTCGGCCACGAGTTCCAGCACGTGTCCGCGGTACACGTTGAGCGCGGTCGCCAGCTCGACGAGCTCCTGCTGCACAGCCTGCGCCGCGGCCACCGACAGCCCCACCACCTCCAGGGTCAGGGTGGGTTGCTGGTGCGGCTCGGGTCCGCGGACCATCAGCACGTAGGGCCCGCGGCTGTCGGTGACGAGCAGCAGGCCGGTGCGCAGGCACGCGAGCGTGCTGCCGGGTCCGTTCGGCAGGTCGACGAGGTCGGGCGCGGACAGTCGCAGCGGCGGCAGACCCTCCCCGCTGAGCAGCTGGCTGAGGGTGACGCCGCCGTAGTGCGGCGGCAGAGCCAGCCCGTGCACCGCCACCGTGCGGCCCGGTGACGTCGTCCAGGCATCCAGTGCGGTCTGGACGTTGACCTGTTCGTACGGCGGGAGGTCGCGGGCGACGACCGAGGCGTGTCGACGCTCCTCGCCCAGGTGACCGACCAGCAACTCGGTGACCCGGCGGCCGACGCCGGGGTCGGCCGCCTGGTGCACCCACTCGAGGAAGGCGACGTAGCGACGGGCGAACGCGCGTGCGTCGTCCTCGGATGCGGTCATCTGCGGGCCCCCTCGATGCGCGATGGCGCTCACCGTACCGGTGACCGGTGACCGCTCACCTTCCAAGACCGGTCAGCCGGGTTCGGGGGTGCGGTGCCGGTCGACGGCGGCCTCCGCGGCGAGGGGCACCGCGGCGGGCACCGTCCCGGCGACCAGGTCGTAGCGCGCGCCGTAGGCCGCGACGACGGCGTCCGCGACGGCCTCCACCGGCGTGCCGGACACGGTGTCCTCGACGGCGCCGACGGTCTCCGGCCGCCAGCTCAGGCCCAGGTGGCGGTAGGCCGGCTCCAGGACGTCGCGGACGGCAGCCGCGTCGGTCACCACGATCATCGAGCTGAAGAGCCAGCCACCGGGAACCAGCCGCTGGGCGGTGCCGACGAGCTTGCGGCCGCCGCCGTCGTGCACGCTGAACTCACCGGGGCAGTACTCGCCCGGCACCTCGCCCACGCCGGCCGGCACGCCGAGCTGCCGCAGGGCACCGGCGAGGAGCTCCCCGAAGTCGGCGAACCGGGCCCGGATGTCGATGGCTCCGCGCGGCGCGGCCGACACGTGGTCCAGGCCGAGGCACCCCGGGTGGTAGGCCGTCGCCCGGCCGCCGGGGCCACGGCGCACCGCGGCGAAGCCGGCCGCCCGGACGGTGCGGACCGCCTCGCCGATCCCGGGTGTGAGGCAGTCACGGGCGCTGAAGGCCACCGTCGGCCGCGGCCGGTAGAGCCGCAGCGTGGCACCCTCGCCCCGTTCGGCGACCAGCCGCATCCACGCCGGCCCGAGGGCGATGTCACGCAACGGATCACGCGACACCGGATCGCGGACCAGGGTCAGCGGATCGGGTGTGGTCACCGCACGTCTGCGAAGTCGGTCCCCGACCGGTCCGGTCAGTCCTGCCGACGTCGGCGGGCGACCTCGGCGAGGACCACCCCGGCGGCGACGGAGGCGTTGAGGGACTCCACCGCACGGGCCATCGGGATCGAGATGGTGGCGTCGCAGGCGCTGATGGTGAGCCGGGCCAGTCCGCGGCCCTCTGAGCCGACGACGATCACCAGCGGGCCGGTGGCCAGTTCGAAGTCGTCGGTGGTGGTGGTGCCGTCGGCGTCCAGACCGACGATCATCGCGCCGGTGGCGGCGAAGTCCTTGAGGGTGCGCACCAGGTTGGTGCAGCGCGCCACCGGGATCCGGGCCGCGGTGCCCGCCGAGGTCCGCCAGGCCGACGCCGTCATACCGGCCGAGCGCCGCTCGGGCACCACGACCCCCTGGGCGCCGAACGCCGCCGCCGACCGGACGATGGCGCCCAGGTTGCGGGGGTCGGTGACGCCGTCCACGGCCACCAGCAGCAGCGGGGTGCCGGACGCGGCCGCCGCGGCCACGAGATCCTCCGGGTGGGCGTAGTCGTACGGCGGCACCTTCAGCGCGAGCCCCTGGTGGATGCCGTTGCCGGTCAACCGGTCCATCTCGCCGCGGCTGATCTCCAGCAGCGCGATACCGCGGTCGGCGGCCTCGTGCACCGCCTCGGTGACCCGCTCGTCGGCCGACAGCCCCTGCGCGACGTACAGCGCCGTCGCGGGCACCCCGGCCCGGAGCGCCTCCACCACCGGGTTGCGGCCGATGACGGTCTCCGGCAGTTCGCCCTTGCCGGTGCGGGCGGCGCGGCGGGTGCCGCCGCCGCGGGCCTCGGCCTTGGCGGCGCGGACGGCGCGCTTGGCCGCCGGGTGGTACGAGCGTTCCTCGGCCGGCGGCGTCGGGCCGCGGCCCTTCAGGCCACGACGGGCCTGGCCGCCGGAGCCGACGACCATGCCCTTCTTGCTGCCGGACTTGCGGACAGCGCCCTTGCGCTGCGAATTGCCTGCCATGTCAGTTCTTCCGTCGGTGCTGCGACTACGTGTGGGAGTGCGGGTCAGTGGCCGACGAGCGACCAGGTGGCGCCGTCACGGCTGTCCTGGACGACGAACCCGGCCGCCGCGAGCTGGTCGCGGATGCGGTCGGAGGTGGCGAAGTCCCTGACGGCGCGGGCCGCGGCGCGCTGCGCGAGCAGACCGTTGACCAGCGCGTCGGTCGCCGCCAGCAGCCCCTGGTCGGTGCCGCCGGCCGCCCACTGGGCGTCGAACGGGTCGGTGCCGAGGACGGCCAGCATCGACCGGACCGCCACCGCGTGCTGCAGCGCCGCCGCCCGGTCACCGGCCTCCAGCGCGGTGTTGCCCCGCCGGGTGTGCTCGTGCACCACCGCCAGCGCACGCGGCACGTGCAGGTCGTCGTCCATCGCGGTGACGAAGTCGGCCGGCAGCTCATCGAGCCCCACCTCGCCGACCCGGTCGGCGACCCGCCGCAGGAAGGCCTCGATGCGGTCGAACGAGGTGACCGAGTCGTCGAGGGCGTCCTGTGAGTACTCGATGGGCGACCGGTAGTGGGCGCTGATCAGATAGAAGCGCAACGCGATCGCCCGGGTGTGGGCGGTGATCGCCGGAACCGTCTCGGTGTTGCCGAGCGACTTGCTCATCTTCTCGCCGGCCAGGGTGACCCAGTGGTGGTGCATCCAGAAGTTGGCGAAGTCGTCACCGGCCCCGACGGACTGGGCCCGCTCGTTCTCGTGGTGGGGGAACACCAGGTCCAGCCCGCCACCGTGGATGTCGAACCGCGGACCCAGGTACGTGCGGGCCATCGCCGAGCACTCGATGTGCCAGCCCGGCCGGCCCGGGCCCCACGGTGAGTCCCAGAACGGCTCGCCCGGTTTGGCGGCCTTCCACAGTGTGAAGTCGGACGCGTCGCGCTTGCCCGTGGCCGCGGACTCCCCCTGGCTGAGTTCGTCGAGCTTCTGGCCGGAGAGCGCGCCGTAGCTGTCCAGCGTCCGGACGGCGAAGTAGACGTCGCCGTCGGCGGCGTAGGCGTGGCCGTCGGCGACCAGCTCGCCGATCATCGCGATCATCTGCGGGATGTGCCCGGTGGCCCGCGGCTCCACCGACGGCTTGCGGCACCCCAGGGTGTCGTACGCGTCGTTGAAGACCCGCTCGTACGTGGTGGCCCACTCCCACCACGGCCGGCCGGCGGCGGCGGCCTTGGTGAGGATCTTGTCGTCGATGTCGGTGACGTTGCGGACGTAGACGACGTTTAGCCCACGGTGCGTCAGCCACCGCGCCAGTACGTCGAAGACCAGGCTCGAGCGGGTGTGCCCGATGTGCGGGGCGCTCTGCACGGTGGCCCCGCACACGTACATCGAGACGGTGCCGGGGACGAGCGGCTCGAAGGTCCGCACCGACCGGGTCGCGGTGTCGTAGAGGGAAAGGGGCACGTGGGAACCTTACCGGCTCACCCCGTCGCCCCCGGGGGGTCGAGCATCGTCGGGCCGCTCAGCCGGCGCCCTTGACACGGGTGATCTCGGCGCGCACCTCGGCCCGGAACACCGGCACGTGGGAAGAACCGGTGGTGCCGGCGGCCGCGTGCAGTGCCCGCAGCTCGACGAGCACCTCCGGCGGCTCCCGCATCCCCGAGTCCACCGCGGCCCGGAGTCGGAAGAAGTCGCCCCAGAGCCGGTCGAGGGCGTCGTCGGCGGCGGCAGCTGCGGCGGTCACGGCGGTCCTCCCACGGGGACGGGGGCCGATGTGAACGGCCGGTTAATTGTGTCCGGATCGGTGGGCACTGCGTAACGACCGCCCGGGCGGATGCGACGCACTCCACGGCAGGGCCGAACGGACACCGCCCGCACCGCCCGATACGTGACCGTGCGTGACGGAAACCCGCTCCGACTTCACCCTGTGCAATTGATGTGTCCCGCGTTACAGTCAGTGCATCAGGTTGCCGGGTCGACCGCACGCCCCGGAGCCGAGACCGACGGTCCGTCGTCGACCACCGTGGTGCCTGCGGACGCTGCACCGGACTCCGTCACGGGCGCTCCGTCCGTCCCTGATCCTGCCGTTCCCACCACCCGCCCCTTCCACCCTTCACACCCCTCGGGGAGCGAGCCGGAGGCCTCCATGACCACCTCACCGTTCGTCGCACCACACCACCCGGCCGCCGGGAACCTGCAGCCGCATGACGCCGCGATCCCGGCCCGCCGGCCGCACCGTCCGTTCGTGCCGGCCCCGGTGCACACCGGCGTCGTCCGGCCGCCCGAGGTGGAATCGGACCAGCTCGTGGTCGCCGACGCCGTCCTCGAACTGCTCCGGACGGTCAACCAGAACGCCGTACGCCGGGCCTGAACCCGGCCGCACCCCGCCGGGGCGGGCCGATCGCCGCGACAGAGCCACTACCCTGACCCGGGTGTCGTCCCGCATCGTCCTGGCCACCGACGGATCCTGCCTGTCCAATCCCGGGGGGCCCGGCGGCTGGGCCTGGGTGGTGTCACCGACCTGCTGGGCGGCCGGCGGCAACCCGAGCACCACCAACCAGCGGATGGAGCTGCAGGCCGTCGGCGAGGCCGTCCGCGCCTTCCCGGCCGACCGCCCGCTGCACATCCAGAGCGACAGCCTCTACGCGATCAAGTGCCTCACCGAATGGCTGCCGGCCTGGAAACGCAACAACTGGGTCAACTCGGCCAAGAAGCCGGTCAGCAACCGCGATCTCATCGAGTACATCGCGTTCCTGATGACCGACCGCGACATCACCTTCGAGCACGTCCGCGGCCACCGCGGTCACGTCCTCAACGAGCTGGCCGACGTCAAGTGCGGTGCGGCCGCGGCCGCCACCCGTGACGGCTCCGCCGTGGACACCGGCCCGGCCGGCTGCATCGACCGGCTGCTCACCACCGTCTGACGGTCAGCCCGGGACGACCGGACCCGGCGCCCAGTGCAGCCGGGCGAAACCCAGCGCCTCCGCGAGGTCGAGTTCGCGTGCCGCCGGCGTCGCCTTGCGGGTACTGATCTCCACCACCACGGTGCCGTCGAAACCGGTGCGGGCCAACCGCTCCAGCAACTCGCCGCACGGCTGGCCACCGCGCCCCGGCACGAGATGCTCGTCCAGCGCGGAACCGGTGCCGTCGGTCAGGTGCAGGTGGGTCATCCGCTCCCCCATCCGGTCAGCCATCGTCAACGCGTCCACCCCGGCGGTCGCGGTGTGCGACAGATCGAGGGTGTACCAGGCGTGCCCGGTTCCGACGGACGGGTCCCAGTGCGGCCGGTACGTCGACACCTCCTGCCCCCGGACGCGGGCCGGGAACATGTTCTCCACGGCGATGCGGACGTCGGTGCGGGACTGCAGCTCCGCCACGATCGCGGAGAAGTCGGCACCGGCCTGGCGCTGCCAGACGAACGGCGGGTGCGTGACGACGACCGACGCGCCGAGCGTCTCGGCCAGGTCGACGGACCGCGCGAGCTTGGCGACCGGGTCGGTGCTCCACACCCGGCTGGTCATCAGCACACACGGCGAGTGCACCGAGATGACCGGCAGCTGGTAGGTCTGCATCAGCGCGTCCAGCTCGTCGGCGGACCGGCTCGTGGAGTCGGTCCAGACGAACACCTCGACGCCGTCGTAACCGAGCTCGGCGGCCCGCCGGAACGCCGTCGCCGTCGACTCCGGGTAGACCGATGCGGTGGACAGACCGATGGGGACCGTGCCGTTCACCCGTGCCACCCCCTGATCCACGCCCGGCTGCCCAGGCTAGCCGGAACGGGAGCGGGCCTCAGGTCTCGAACTTGTAGCCGAGCCCGCGGATGGTGAGCAGGTGCCGGGGGTTGGTCGGGTCCGGCTCGATCTTCGTCCGCAGCCGTTTCACGTGCACGTCGAGGGTCTTGGTGTCGCCGACGTAGTCCGCACCCCACACCCGGTCGATCAACTGGCCGCGGGTCAGTACCCGTCCCGAGTTGCGCAGCAGGTACTCCAGCAGGTCGAACTCCTTGAGCGGCAGCAGCACCTGCCGGCCGTCGACGGCGACCACGTGGCGTTCGACGTCCATCCGCACCGGGCCGGCCGCGAGGACCATCGACTCGGGCTCCTCGGCGTCGGTGCCTCGTCGCAGGACGGCACGGATGCGGGCGATCAGCTCCCGCGCGGAGTAGGGCTTGGTGACGTAGTCGTCGGCGCCGAGCTCCAGGCCGACCACCTTGTCGATCTCGCTGTCCCGGGCGGTGACCATGATGACCGGCACCGCGGACCGGGTCCGCAGCGAGCGGCACACCTCGGTGCCGCTCATCCCGGGGAGCATCAGGTCGAGCAGCACGATGTCGGCGCCGTTGCGGTCGAACTCGGTGAGGGCGTCCGGGCCGTTGGTCGCGGTGGCGGTGCTGAACCCCTCCTTGCGGAGCAGGAAGGCCAGCGGATCGGCCATCGACTCCTCGTCCTCGACGATCAGAACGCGGGTCATGAGCGGGTCGCCGGGCTCGAGCCGGTAAGGGGATCCACGCTGCTCGGTATAACAGCCGA is drawn from Nakamurella deserti and contains these coding sequences:
- a CDS encoding metal ABC transporter ATP-binding protein; the protein is MTATTDRPPSGPPGTSAVSLRGARLAYGDHVLWDGLDLDVSPGEFVAVLGPNGAGKTSLLRVLLGQTALAGGSVEVGGRQVRRGSPRIGYVPQQKSFDPGLPLRARDLVGFGIDGHRWGVAWPTRSRKARVDRALAEVGALSYADAPVGLLSGGEQQRLRIAQALITDPDVLLCDEPLLSLDLSHQRSVSELIDERRRATRTAVLFVTHEINPIMDKVDRVLYLANGRFRIGTPAEVMCTEVLSDLYQAHVEVVTVAGRLMVLGVEQEPHHHDHGDAA
- a CDS encoding metal ABC transporter permease — translated: MGLGRFLSFTDFWDLLPLVTLSLAAAVLMGIMAGVVGPMVQARDLAFAVHGIAELSFTGAAAALLLGVSVVGGSLVGSLIAAMTFGLLGVRARERNSAIGVVMAFGLGLGVLFASLYSGRTANKFGALVGQPSAVTGEALGVLAVVAVLVIGAMTLLWRPLFFGSVDPDVAVARGVRMGLLGPAFMVVLGLTVAMAVQIIGALLVLSLLITPTAAASRVTASPLRVTLLSVLFATTSAVGGVLLALSPGLPISPYVTTLSFLIYLVCRLIGRRRTRRGWGARARVAVPA
- a CDS encoding GNAT family N-acetyltransferase; amino-acid sequence: MDIRVARPDDAAAILEIHNAAVTRSTAIFTDRLETLAERQAYLADHAAAGHTVLVAEVDDRVVGYASFGTWRKKNGYRLTVDDSVYVRDGHQGAGIGSALLTALVARARAAGFHVMVADIEAGNAGSIRLHERLGFEVCGSVRQVGTKYGRWLDITIMQLLLDPGQDAPAG
- a CDS encoding DUF3224 domain-containing protein — translated: MTTASAEGTFTVSQFVPTDHVPGIVTALGVGHAHMVKTFTGAVEGRSETQFSYAFSEETGTGTYVALESFEGSVDGRRGTLNLAHSATTDGVTRSNEFFLIVPGSGTGELAGMTGGGALVIDGDTERFRLDYTVG
- a CDS encoding AAA family ATPase, which gives rise to MTASEDDARAFARRYVAFLEWVHQAADPGVGRRVTELLVGHLGEERRHASVVARDLPPYEQVNVQTALDAWTTSPGRTVAVHGLALPPHYGGVTLSQLLSGEGLPPLRLSAPDLVDLPNGPGSTLACLRTGLLLVTDSRGPYVLMVRGPEPHQQPTLTLEVVGLSVAAAQAVQQELVELATALNVYRGHVLELVADNQGGLSIAFVSLPETRREDVVLPEAVLRRVERHTVDMAGLRDRMRAAGQHLKRGLLLYGPPGTGKTHTVRYVVGRLTGYTVLLLSGRSLHLIGSVAPLARTLQPAAVVLEDVDLVAEDRGYGPGPSPVLFELLDVMDGAAADADLVFLLTTNRADLLEPALAARPGRVDVAVEIGLPDADARRRLFAVYGARVPMRVSDADVDRVVERTGGMTASFVKELLRRAVLESLTRTDGEPGAAVVHGADLDAALDDMLDATQEVTRALLSGRPGGDRTAQGHGGFGPVPGLAPPAWSG
- a CDS encoding lipoate--protein ligase family protein, which codes for MTTPDPLTLVRDPVSRDPLRDIALGPAWMRLVAERGEGATLRLYRPRPTVAFSARDCLTPGIGEAVRTVRAAGFAAVRRGPGGRATAYHPGCLGLDHVSAAPRGAIDIRARFADFGELLAGALRQLGVPAGVGEVPGEYCPGEFSVHDGGGRKLVGTAQRLVPGGWLFSSMIVVTDAAAVRDVLEPAYRHLGLSWRPETVGAVEDTVSGTPVEAVADAVVAAYGARYDLVAGTVPAAVPLAAEAAVDRHRTPEPG
- the rlmB gene encoding 23S rRNA (guanosine(2251)-2'-O)-methyltransferase RlmB, coding for MAGNSQRKGAVRKSGSKKGMVVGSGGQARRGLKGRGPTPPAEERSYHPAAKRAVRAAKAEARGGGTRRAARTGKGELPETVIGRNPVVEALRAGVPATALYVAQGLSADERVTEAVHEAADRGIALLEISRGEMDRLTGNGIHQGLALKVPPYDYAHPEDLVAAAAASGTPLLLVAVDGVTDPRNLGAIVRSAAAFGAQGVVVPERRSAGMTASAWRTSAGTAARIPVARCTNLVRTLKDFAATGAMIVGLDADGTTTTDDFELATGPLVIVVGSEGRGLARLTISACDATISIPMARAVESLNASVAAGVVLAEVARRRRQD
- the cysS gene encoding cysteine--tRNA ligase — translated: MPLSLYDTATRSVRTFEPLVPGTVSMYVCGATVQSAPHIGHTRSSLVFDVLARWLTHRGLNVVYVRNVTDIDDKILTKAAAAGRPWWEWATTYERVFNDAYDTLGCRKPSVEPRATGHIPQMIAMIGELVADGHAYAADGDVYFAVRTLDSYGALSGQKLDELSQGESAATGKRDASDFTLWKAAKPGEPFWDSPWGPGRPGWHIECSAMARTYLGPRFDIHGGGLDLVFPHHENERAQSVGAGDDFANFWMHHHWVTLAGEKMSKSLGNTETVPAITAHTRAIALRFYLISAHYRSPIEYSQDALDDSVTSFDRIEAFLRRVADRVGEVGLDELPADFVTAMDDDLHVPRALAVVHEHTRRGNTALEAGDRAAALQHAVAVRSMLAVLGTDPFDAQWAAGGTDQGLLAATDALVNGLLAQRAAARAVRDFATSDRIRDQLAAAGFVVQDSRDGATWSLVGH
- a CDS encoding ribonuclease H family protein; amino-acid sequence: MSSRIVLATDGSCLSNPGGPGGWAWVVSPTCWAAGGNPSTTNQRMELQAVGEAVRAFPADRPLHIQSDSLYAIKCLTEWLPAWKRNNWVNSAKKPVSNRDLIEYIAFLMTDRDITFEHVRGHRGHVLNELADVKCGAAAAATRDGSAVDTGPAGCIDRLLTTV
- a CDS encoding sugar phosphate isomerase/epimerase family protein: MNGTVPIGLSTASVYPESTATAFRRAAELGYDGVEVFVWTDSTSRSADELDALMQTYQLPVISVHSPCVLMTSRVWSTDPVAKLARSVDLAETLGASVVVTHPPFVWQRQAGADFSAIVAELQSRTDVRIAVENMFPARVRGQEVSTYRPHWDPSVGTGHAWYTLDLSHTATAGVDALTMADRMGERMTHLHLTDGTGSALDEHLVPGRGGQPCGELLERLARTGFDGTVVVEISTRKATPAARELDLAEALGFARLHWAPGPVVPG
- a CDS encoding response regulator transcription factor: MTRVLIVEDEESMADPLAFLLRKEGFSTATATNGPDALTEFDRNGADIVLLDLMLPGMSGTEVCRSLRTRSAVPVIMVTARDSEIDKVVGLELGADDYVTKPYSARELIARIRAVLRRGTDAEEPESMVLAAGPVRMDVERHVVAVDGRQVLLPLKEFDLLEYLLRNSGRVLTRGQLIDRVWGADYVGDTKTLDVHVKRLRTKIEPDPTNPRHLLTIRGLGYKFET